CCAATTTTTGAGAACGCAGTCGGTCAGGAAACGCCCGAGGTGGCGGCAACCTTGAACAACCTCGCAATGGTGTACAGGAAGCAGGGCCAGTATGCTCAGGCAGAACCCCTCTATAAGCGGGCGCTGGCAATTGACGAGAAAGTCCATGGACCCGACCACCCAAATGTCGCCATCAGTCTAAACAACCTGGCTCAGCTATATCAGGCGCAGGCGCAGTACGAACAGGCAGAGCCTTTACTCAAGCGTGCGCTGGAAATTCTCGAAAAAACCCTCGGGCCGAACCACCCGACCGTCGCCATGAGTCTCAACAACCTCGCGCTCCTTCACAATGCCCAAAAGCAGTATGCGCAGGCTGAGCCTCTGTACAAGCGCGTTCTCGCTATTTCCAGGAAAACGTTCGGCCCGGACCATCCGAACGTGGCCTTGAGTTTGAACAATCTGGCGGGGTTATATAAGGATCAAGGCAAATATCCGCAGGCTGAGCCACTTTTCCGCCGGGCGGTGGCAATCTCCGAAAAGTCGCTCGGCCGGAATCATCCCAATGTCGCAACAAGCCTGGAAAACCTGGCCCAACTTTATCGGGATATCGGTCATGCTGATAAAGCTGAACCATTCGATAAACGCGCGGCGGCAATCAGGGCTGCCCAAAACTAAGCTGGTTTCGCAATCAGGACGTGGACGAGTCCGGCAGGCGCCGGCCGGCGCCCGAAAGCCTAGGGCGACTATGTGGGATAGCGATCTTCCAAATTGCTTAGCGGCATTAGCTGCTCCCATTGCCCGTTAATCAAGCCCTGCAATGGGCGGAAAGCAGCCTTATAAGCCATCTTCCGGCTATCCTTGATCCAGTATCCCAGATAAAGATAAGGCAGTTTCAATGTCAGGCACAGTTGTGCTTGCCATAAAATATTGTAGGTACCGAAGCTCGCCCCCGGCACGTCCGGATCGAAAAAAGTATAAACCGACGATATCCCGTCCGGCAGTTCATCAATAATGCTGATCATGCGCAGCTGACCATTTTCGCGAAACTCGACCAGACGCGAGTTAACGTTACTCGGAAGCAAAAAATGCCGGTACTGCTCGCGGCTGTCACGGTCCATACCTCCCCCGGCGTGGCGTTTTGCCTGGTACCGCAGATAGAGTGAATAGTGATCCGGGTGATAATACAAGTCGTGTTGTGTCGCCACCAACTGCTGATGACGCTTCCATGAACGGCGCTGCGTACGACTGAGAGTCAATCTGTCAGCCACTACCCGTACTGGCATGCAGGCGCGGCAGTTGTCGCAGTAGGGACGATAGGTAAAAGCGCCGCTACGCCGAAAACCCGCCTGTACCAACTCACCATAAACGCCTGTGTCGATCAGGTGGCTGGGAGTCGCTACCTGGGAGCGCGCCAACTGCTCCGGCAGATAGCTGCATGGATAAGACGCAGTTGTATAGAACTGTAGCGCCGAAGAAGGAAGATCATTTAACTTGCTCATGATCAAGACACCATTTTTCGCCTCGTTGAGGATAGTGTACCAATTCTTTTAATGTCTGACTAAATTCCTTCCGGGAAATT
The window above is part of the Nitrosospira sp. Is2 genome. Proteins encoded here:
- a CDS encoding arginyltransferase; the encoded protein is MSKLNDLPSSALQFYTTASYPCSYLPEQLARSQVATPSHLIDTGVYGELVQAGFRRSGAFTYRPYCDNCRACMPVRVVADRLTLSRTQRRSWKRHQQLVATQHDLYYHPDHYSLYLRYQAKRHAGGGMDRDSREQYRHFLLPSNVNSRLVEFRENGQLRMISIIDELPDGISSVYTFFDPDVPGASFGTYNILWQAQLCLTLKLPYLYLGYWIKDSRKMAYKAAFRPLQGLINGQWEQLMPLSNLEDRYPT
- a CDS encoding tetratricopeptide repeat protein, coding for MKQLSIYLAMILMTLCSNTFATTEWEALNHELETLHQQGDYGRATVVAKKALQTAEQTLDGNHPDIATSLNSLALLYNDQAQYAQAEPLLKRALPIFENAVGQETPEVAATLNNLAMVYRKQGQYAQAEPLYKRALAIDEKVHGPDHPNVAISLNNLAQLYQAQAQYEQAEPLLKRALEILEKTLGPNHPTVAMSLNNLALLHNAQKQYAQAEPLYKRVLAISRKTFGPDHPNVALSLNNLAGLYKDQGKYPQAEPLFRRAVAISEKSLGRNHPNVATSLENLAQLYRDIGHADKAEPFDKRAAAIRAAQN